From Longimicrobium sp., a single genomic window includes:
- a CDS encoding metallophosphoesterase family protein has translation MRYALISDVHANLPALDAVLADIGGRADVDAVYHLGDLVGYAPWPNEVVARIRAAEIAGVAGNYDSTVAAGAPHCGCRYEDPVQEAQSHESYAWTRAQVSEETRAFLGTLPFRIDVRPGGGHAPGPRVVLVHGTPTLNTLYWTEDRDDAFARKMAAHAGARPGDVICFGHTHKPWTRVVDGIRLVNTGSVGRPKDGDWRAGYVLLDVEDGSSEVEFVRVEYDVEQAMEAIRASTLPHAFAEYLRTGGRQEIAV, from the coding sequence GTGCGCTACGCCCTGATCTCCGACGTCCACGCCAATCTCCCCGCGCTCGACGCCGTCCTGGCCGACATCGGCGGTCGTGCGGACGTGGATGCGGTCTACCACCTCGGCGACCTGGTGGGGTACGCGCCGTGGCCGAACGAGGTGGTGGCCCGCATCCGCGCGGCGGAGATCGCGGGCGTGGCGGGGAACTACGACTCGACGGTGGCCGCGGGCGCACCGCACTGCGGGTGCCGCTACGAGGATCCCGTGCAGGAGGCGCAGTCGCACGAGAGCTACGCCTGGACGCGCGCCCAGGTGAGCGAGGAGACGCGCGCGTTCCTGGGTACCCTCCCCTTCCGCATCGACGTGCGGCCGGGTGGCGGGCACGCGCCGGGGCCGCGCGTCGTCCTGGTCCACGGCACGCCCACGCTGAACACGCTCTACTGGACGGAGGACCGCGACGACGCCTTCGCGCGGAAGATGGCCGCGCACGCGGGCGCCCGCCCCGGCGACGTGATCTGCTTCGGCCACACGCACAAGCCGTGGACGCGCGTGGTCGACGGCATCCGCCTGGTGAACACCGGCTCAGTCGGCCGCCCCAAGGACGGCGACTGGCGCGCCGGCTACGTCCTGCTCGACGTGGAAGACGGCTCGTCCGAGGTCGAGTTCGTCCGCGTGGAGTACGACGTCGAGCAGGCGATGGAGGCGATCCGCGCGAGCACGCTCCCCCACGCCTTCGCCGAGTACCTGCGCACGGGCGGCCGGCAGGAAATCGCCGTCTGA
- the arsN2 gene encoding arsenic resistance N-acetyltransferase ArsN2, whose protein sequence is MTDYTIRPAGPDDYDVVDALLRRTSLPPDGLDEQFGDAYAVAESGGRVVGAAGVEVYGDAGLLRSVAVDPEWQGRGLGAALTRERLAWADARGLCEVYLMTNTAAGYFPRLGFAPVERAEVPEAVRGSLQFASVCPSTAAVMVLRLRETPCATP, encoded by the coding sequence ATGACCGACTACACGATCCGCCCCGCGGGGCCTGACGACTACGACGTCGTCGATGCCCTGCTGCGGCGCACGAGCCTGCCACCGGACGGGCTCGACGAGCAGTTCGGCGATGCATACGCCGTGGCCGAGTCGGGCGGGCGCGTTGTCGGCGCGGCCGGGGTGGAGGTGTATGGAGATGCGGGGCTGCTGCGCTCCGTGGCCGTCGACCCGGAGTGGCAGGGGCGCGGGCTGGGCGCGGCGCTCACCCGCGAGCGGCTGGCCTGGGCCGATGCGCGCGGGCTGTGCGAGGTCTACCTGATGACCAACACGGCGGCGGGATATTTCCCCAGGCTCGGGTTCGCTCCCGTGGAGCGCGCCGAGGTGCCCGAGGCGGTGCGCGGATCGCTGCAGTTCGCCTCCGTCTGCCCCTCGACCGCCGCGGTGATGGTCCTGCGCCTGCGCGAGACCCCGTGCGCTACGCCCTGA
- a CDS encoding arsenite methyltransferase, which produces MGANETIRETVRQRYGQAALRVMAGEANGCCGASASCGGDDPITRDLYSDGETTGIPAEAVLASLGCGNPTALAELGEGETVLDLGSGGGIDVLLSARRVGPTGKAYGLDMTDEMLALARENQRRAGVENVEFLKGHIEEIPLPDDSVDVIISNCVINLSGDKRRVLAEAFRVLKPGGRFAVSDVVVRGEVPAEVRRSMELWVGCVAGALEEGEFRRLLEETGFEEVDIEPTRVYSIDDARAFLEGAGVDVAAVAEAVDGRVASAFVRARKPALVAAGTSAGEAACCAPGCCG; this is translated from the coding sequence ATGGGAGCGAACGAGACGATCCGCGAGACGGTGCGCCAGCGCTACGGGCAGGCCGCGCTGCGGGTGATGGCGGGCGAGGCGAACGGCTGCTGCGGCGCGTCGGCCTCGTGCGGGGGCGACGACCCGATCACGCGCGACCTGTACAGCGACGGCGAGACCACCGGCATCCCCGCCGAGGCGGTTCTGGCATCGCTCGGCTGCGGCAACCCCACGGCGCTGGCGGAGCTCGGCGAGGGCGAGACGGTGCTGGACCTGGGCTCGGGCGGCGGGATCGACGTCCTCCTCTCCGCGCGGCGCGTGGGGCCCACGGGGAAGGCGTACGGGCTCGACATGACTGACGAGATGCTGGCGCTGGCGCGCGAGAACCAGCGCCGGGCGGGGGTGGAGAACGTCGAGTTCCTGAAGGGGCACATCGAGGAGATCCCGCTCCCCGACGACTCGGTGGACGTGATCATCTCCAACTGCGTGATCAACCTCAGCGGCGACAAGCGGCGCGTGCTGGCCGAGGCGTTCCGCGTGCTGAAGCCCGGCGGCCGCTTCGCGGTGAGCGACGTGGTCGTGCGCGGCGAGGTACCGGCGGAGGTGCGGCGCAGCATGGAGCTGTGGGTGGGGTGCGTGGCCGGCGCGCTGGAGGAGGGCGAGTTCCGGCGCCTGCTGGAGGAGACGGGATTCGAGGAGGTCGACATCGAGCCCACGCGCGTCTACAGTATCGACGACGCGCGCGCCTTCCTCGAGGGCGCCGGGGTGGACGTCGCCGCGGTGGCCGAGGCGGTGGACGGCCGCGTGGCCAGCGCCTTCGTCCGCGCGCGCAAGCCGGCGCTCGTCGCCGCGGGTACGTCGGCGGGCGAGGCGGCCTGCTGCGCGCCGGGCTGCTGCGGGTGA
- a CDS encoding metalloregulator ArsR/SmtB family transcription factor, with protein MITTTPADLARTARLFHALSDETRLEIVRMLSRGERCVCELTGALDAAQSRLSFHLRTLREAGLVSDRRAGRWVYYSLVPGALEEISATAQSLLPSEEAWSSSEGCCR; from the coding sequence ATGATCACGACGACGCCCGCCGACCTGGCCCGGACCGCCCGCCTCTTCCACGCGCTCAGCGACGAGACGCGGCTGGAGATCGTGCGCATGCTGTCGCGAGGCGAGCGCTGCGTCTGCGAGCTGACCGGCGCGCTCGACGCCGCGCAGTCGCGGCTGTCGTTCCACCTGCGCACGCTGCGCGAGGCGGGGCTGGTCTCCGACCGCCGCGCGGGGCGCTGGGTGTACTACTCTCTGGTGCCCGGCGCGCTGGAGGAGATCTCCGCCACGGCGCAGTCGCTGCTGCCGAGCGAGGAGGCGTGGTCATCGTCCGAGGGATGCTGCCGCTGA